One genomic window of Moorella glycerini includes the following:
- a CDS encoding aconitate hydratase, translated as MNLTQKILAAHLVEGSLEPGSEIAIKPDQVLTQDATGTMVYLQFETTGLNRIKVDLGVSYIDHNLLQVGYENADDHRYLASVAAKFGVHLSRAGNGICHQIHLERFVRPGGFLLGSDSHTPTAGGAGMLGIGAGGLDVAVALAGAPYFLRMPRVVRVELRGRLRPWVAAKDVILELLRRLTVKGGVGCIFEYTGPGVATLSVYERATICNMGAELGATSSLFPSDERTREFFQSVGREEDWQPLEADVGADYDEEIVINLDELEPLIAQPHSPDNVVKVNEIAGMPVQQVVIGSCTNSSLEDMAIAAEILKGKVIPPHVSLVIAPGTRRILRMMIANGILDTLIESGARILEVGCGPCNGIGQSPASGSVSVRTVNRNYRGRSGTEDALVYIASPAVAAATALRGRITDPRELGDMPELKISKIYPVDDNLIVTPPPEGEKVEIVRGPNIKPVPQTDPLPDKLELTVMLKAGDNVSTDDIIPGGARLLSLRSNIPAMAEYTFSRLDSGFVGRVKEHNRPWMVVGGENFGQGSSREHAVLAPLYLGLKVVVAKSFARIYRQNLINYGVLPLILAEPEDYACISLGAVFTLERLRNKLLEEKSLVLEDKSKGLKIPVVHDLSQREVELILSGGLLRYVGSNN; from the coding sequence AACCTGACTCAAAAGATTTTAGCCGCCCACCTGGTGGAGGGTTCCCTGGAACCCGGGAGCGAAATTGCCATCAAGCCCGATCAGGTTTTAACCCAGGATGCCACCGGGACGATGGTTTATCTTCAATTCGAAACTACAGGCCTTAATCGTATTAAGGTTGATCTGGGAGTTAGCTATATAGACCATAACTTATTACAGGTTGGTTATGAAAATGCCGATGACCACCGCTATTTAGCCTCGGTGGCGGCCAAATTCGGAGTCCACCTTTCCAGGGCTGGCAACGGCATCTGCCACCAAATCCACCTTGAGCGTTTTGTTCGCCCCGGCGGGTTCTTGCTGGGGTCTGATAGTCACACGCCTACAGCCGGTGGGGCGGGCATGCTGGGCATAGGGGCCGGTGGCCTGGATGTGGCCGTGGCCCTAGCCGGTGCGCCCTATTTCTTGCGCATGCCCAGGGTTGTAAGAGTTGAATTAAGGGGCAGGCTTCGGCCCTGGGTTGCAGCCAAGGACGTTATTTTAGAACTTTTGCGTCGCCTGACGGTCAAAGGCGGTGTGGGGTGTATTTTTGAATATACTGGACCAGGGGTAGCTACCCTTTCGGTATATGAAAGGGCCACTATCTGCAATATGGGTGCGGAGCTCGGGGCCACTAGTTCACTCTTTCCTAGCGACGAGAGGACGCGGGAATTTTTCCAAAGTGTAGGACGGGAAGAGGACTGGCAGCCCCTGGAAGCAGATGTGGGGGCCGATTACGACGAGGAAATTGTTATCAACCTGGATGAACTGGAACCGTTAATCGCCCAACCCCACAGTCCCGATAATGTTGTTAAAGTGAACGAAATTGCGGGAATGCCGGTGCAGCAGGTGGTTATAGGTAGCTGTACCAACTCTTCCTTGGAAGATATGGCTATTGCGGCCGAGATACTTAAGGGTAAAGTTATCCCGCCCCACGTTAGCCTTGTCATCGCACCAGGTACCAGGCGGATCCTGCGCATGATGATAGCCAATGGTATTTTAGATACCCTTATAGAGTCCGGAGCCCGCATTTTAGAGGTGGGCTGTGGTCCCTGCAATGGAATCGGCCAGTCACCGGCTTCTGGCAGTGTGTCGGTACGGACGGTCAACCGCAATTACCGGGGGCGCAGCGGCACGGAAGATGCTCTTGTTTATATCGCCAGTCCTGCGGTGGCGGCAGCGACCGCCCTGAGGGGCAGGATTACCGACCCCCGGGAACTGGGAGATATGCCGGAGCTTAAAATCAGCAAGATCTATCCCGTGGACGACAACCTTATTGTAACGCCGCCGCCCGAAGGAGAGAAGGTAGAGATTGTCCGTGGTCCCAACATTAAGCCCGTGCCTCAGACCGACCCCCTGCCGGATAAGCTCGAACTAACAGTTATGCTTAAAGCGGGCGATAATGTAAGCACGGATGATATTATCCCCGGTGGGGCGAGATTGCTCTCCCTGCGTTCCAACATCCCGGCCATGGCCGAGTATACTTTCAGCCGCCTGGATAGCGGCTTTGTGGGCCGCGTCAAAGAACATAACCGGCCCTGGATGGTGGTAGGGGGGGAGAATTTTGGCCAGGGCTCGAGCAGGGAGCATGCCGTTTTAGCGCCTTTATATTTAGGGCTAAAAGTTGTGGTTGCCAAATCCTTTGCCCGCATTTACCGCCAGAACTTGATCAATTATGGCGTCCTGCCTTTAATTTTGGCCGAGCCGGAGGATTATGCTTGTATTAGTTTGGGCGCAGTTTTTACTCTTGAAAGGTTAAGGAACAAGTTGCTAGAGGAAAAAAGCCTGGTGTTGGAGGATAAAAGTAAAGGGCTGAAAATCCCTGTAGTCCACGATTTGTCGCAGCGGGAAGTAGAACTTATTTTAAGCGGAGGTCTTTTACGCTACGTAGGTAGTAACAATTAA